One segment of Pleuronectes platessa chromosome 21, fPlePla1.1, whole genome shotgun sequence DNA contains the following:
- the LOC128426321 gene encoding tumor necrosis factor receptor superfamily member 13B: MGGSCLEGQNWDQLVKKCMSCRLQCQKPYAVSRCISYCESTQCKRLPGHYYDVLLKTCMRCAEVCGKHPAECSQHCHTTSPPVNPKMLLPNSRESSVPMALEDSTLLLYSLLALCMVLLFSSLSLALAVLLRRTRAKSSKPRSKEAKQKPVVQPGEKLGLQGGQLGHTSKDFVTSSGCPPNREQSDDSIPTETCVCIHCFPDLKALGQSNDRPLGPQLSFNQQAGLPGAQTTKARPLWTEQSLHGPGGDSSEIRFLCSPSN, translated from the exons ATGGGTGGAAGCTGCCTTGAGGGTCAGAACTGGGACCAATTGGTGAAAAAATGCATGAGCTGTCGTCTGCAATGCCAGAAGCCGTACGCCGTCAGCAGGTGCATTAGTTATTGTG AGTCTACACAATGCAAGCGGCTGCCCGGTCACTACTATGATGTGCTGCTGAAGACGTGCATGAGGTGCGCTGAGGTTTGTGGCAAACATCCAGCAGAATGCTCCCAGCACTGCCACA ctacGTCACCTCCTGTTAACCCGAAAATGCTCCTACCGAACTCCAGAGAGTCCTCGGTGCCGATGGCCCTGGAGGACTCCACGCTCCTGCTCTACTCTCTGCTGGCGCTGTGCATGGTGCTGCTGTTTTCTAGCTTGTCTTTGGCCCTGGCCGTCTTACTGAGGAGGACCAGGGCCAAAAGCTCCAAGCCAAGATCCAAGGAGGCCAAACAGAAGCCGGTTGTGCAGCCTGGTGAAAAGCTCGGCCTGCAAGGCGGGCAGCTGGGGCACACTTCTAAAG ATTTTGTAACAAGTTCAGGCTGCCCCCCGAACCGTGAGCAGTCAGATGACTCCATCCCGACAGAGACGTGCGTGTGCATCCACTGTTTCCCGGACCTGAAAGCACTAGGCCAAAGCAATGACAGGCCACTGGGACCACAGCTCTCCTTCAACCAGCAGGCTGGCCTCCCGGGGGCCCAGACCACGAAGGCCAGGCCTCTCTGGACTGAGCAGAGCCTCCACGGACCAGGAGGGGACAGCAGTGAGATAAGGTTCCTTTGCTCCCCTTCAAATTAA